A stretch of the Mesorhizobium sp. Pch-S genome encodes the following:
- a CDS encoding 2'-5' RNA ligase family protein, translating to MVLLETPVGSQVLEIATGIQTANRLQAKLRPLKHLHISLQHIRDDNRLREKYVFAAKCAANSVSVDAFDVCFDRIVTFPGGRPDRRATVLLGGSTPLMDLQRKLGAALVSNGLRGTLSFNPHITLFYSSRSVVPQQIDPLRFTVRTFSLVHSERGLTKYNVLESWLMPAKWH from the coding sequence ATGGTGCTGCTTGAAACGCCGGTCGGCAGTCAGGTGCTGGAGATTGCCACCGGGATACAGACGGCGAACAGGCTCCAGGCGAAATTGCGTCCGCTGAAGCACCTGCACATCTCGCTCCAGCACATCAGGGACGACAACCGTTTGCGCGAGAAATACGTATTTGCTGCCAAATGTGCCGCAAATTCCGTCAGCGTCGATGCGTTTGATGTCTGTTTCGATCGTATCGTCACGTTTCCCGGTGGTCGACCGGACAGGCGAGCAACGGTGCTTCTGGGCGGAAGCACGCCGCTGATGGATCTCCAGAGGAAGCTTGGTGCTGCTCTCGTCTCCAATGGGTTGCGTGGGACGCTGAGCTTCAACCCGCATATCACGCTTTTCTACAGTTCTCGGTCGGTTGTCCCGCAGCAGATCGATCCGTTGCGTTTCACCGTCCGAACGTTCTCGCTTGTCCACAGCGAGCGAGGACTGACAAAATACAACGTTCTTGAATCCTGGCTGATGCCGGCGAAGTGGCACTAA
- a CDS encoding AMP-binding protein → MDFSTVDRTYARARAGFRLEIPEHFNFAFDVIDDWSKRDDRTAVIAVSRDGETIQRIAYSQLSESSNRFANALRKLGVKAGDFACLVIGRVPAWYTVLFGCMKAGVVSMPGTNLLTAHDIAYRVNHSKATAVIVTSEHCAKVDAIRAECPTLTTFIVIDGERDSWLSFDRLLAEASPELDRKDFPPSRATDMMMAYFTSGTTSLPKMVPRDHGYALAHVATGLFWMDLRPGDVHWSLTDTGWAKAAWGILFPQLMLGTPAVLYNGDGAFDADMHLKLIGKLRVSTFCAPPTVYRLFAQQDLKRYDLSSLRRSLGAGEPLNPEVMRIWKEATGTTIADGYGQTETINIVANFPGEEVRFGSMGKPVPGYDVDVVDDDGKRLPDEEVGHIAVRVTDPHPGGLFHGYYTGKALDTGSFRNGWYYTGDTARRDKDGYLWFVGRSDDLISSAGYRISPFEVESALIEHKAVAESAVIGKPDPTRGQIVKAYVILAKGFTASEDLARDIQEFCRNLTAPYKYPREIEFVDALPKTISGKIRRVELRQASKG, encoded by the coding sequence ATGGATTTTTCGACGGTCGACCGCACCTATGCCAGGGCGCGTGCGGGATTTCGCCTGGAAATACCCGAGCATTTCAATTTTGCGTTCGACGTCATCGACGACTGGTCGAAGCGGGACGACCGTACCGCGGTGATCGCCGTCTCGCGTGACGGCGAGACGATCCAGCGCATTGCCTATTCGCAGCTTTCGGAAAGCTCGAACCGCTTCGCCAATGCCTTGCGCAAGCTGGGTGTCAAAGCGGGCGACTTTGCCTGCCTCGTCATCGGCCGCGTGCCGGCCTGGTACACGGTGCTGTTCGGGTGCATGAAGGCGGGCGTTGTCTCGATGCCAGGCACCAACCTGCTCACTGCGCACGACATCGCCTATCGCGTCAACCACTCGAAGGCCACGGCGGTCATCGTCACCTCCGAGCATTGCGCCAAGGTCGACGCCATTCGAGCCGAATGCCCGACGCTGACGACCTTCATCGTCATCGATGGCGAACGCGACAGCTGGCTGTCGTTCGACAGGTTGTTGGCCGAGGCTTCGCCGGAACTGGACCGGAAGGATTTTCCGCCGAGCCGCGCCACCGACATGATGATGGCCTATTTCACCTCCGGCACGACCTCGCTGCCGAAGATGGTGCCGCGCGACCATGGCTATGCGCTCGCCCATGTGGCGACCGGCCTGTTCTGGATGGATCTCAGGCCCGGTGATGTGCACTGGTCGCTGACGGACACCGGCTGGGCGAAGGCGGCCTGGGGCATCCTGTTTCCGCAGCTGATGCTCGGGACGCCGGCAGTGCTCTACAATGGCGACGGTGCCTTCGACGCCGACATGCACCTGAAGCTGATCGGCAAACTCAGGGTCTCGACCTTCTGCGCGCCGCCGACCGTCTACCGTCTGTTCGCGCAACAGGATCTGAAACGCTACGATCTTTCCAGCCTGCGCCGTTCGCTGGGAGCGGGCGAACCACTCAATCCGGAGGTGATGCGCATCTGGAAGGAAGCGACGGGCACGACGATCGCCGACGGTTACGGCCAGACCGAGACCATCAACATCGTCGCCAATTTCCCGGGCGAGGAAGTGCGCTTCGGTTCGATGGGCAAGCCGGTGCCGGGCTATGATGTCGACGTCGTCGATGACGACGGCAAGCGCCTGCCGGATGAGGAAGTCGGCCATATCGCGGTCAGGGTCACCGACCCGCATCCAGGCGGCCTGTTCCACGGCTACTATACCGGCAAGGCACTGGACACCGGCTCGTTCCGCAATGGCTGGTATTATACCGGCGATACCGCGCGGCGCGACAAGGATGGTTATCTCTGGTTCGTCGGTCGTTCCGACGATCTGATCTCCTCCGCCGGCTACCGCATCAGCCCGTTCGAGGTGGAGAGCGCACTGATCGAGCACAAGGCGGTCGCCGAAAGCGCGGTCATCGGCAAACCCGACCCGACCCGCGGCCAGATCGTCAAGGCCTATGTCATCCTGGCAAAAGGCTTCACGGCGTCGGAAGACCTTGCACGCGACATCCAGGAGTTCTGCCGCAACCTGACCGCGCCCTACAAATATCCGCGCGAGATCGAATTCGTCGACGCGCTGCCCAAGACCATTTCCGGAAAGATCCGCCGGGTGGAACTCAGGCAGGCCAGCAAAGGGTAA
- a CDS encoding L-2-amino-thiazoline-4-carboxylic acid hydrolase, whose amino-acid sequence MTDPQARAEKLARELDSAFRNRADLYRLMLDELTTELGAEQAETVMVRAIEKRGQEVAAAAFGKFGPNDARAIGEAFLSVSPDDGRMYPTDVERAPDRIAFKVKRCPLKDAWVEAGVGEEQLTTLCRIAGAFDRGLFEATGVRFDNVTWSPGHGSGCCHIALTDRDAA is encoded by the coding sequence ATGACCGATCCTCAGGCCCGCGCGGAAAAGCTTGCCCGCGAACTCGATTCCGCCTTCCGCAACCGCGCCGATCTTTACCGGCTCATGCTGGACGAACTGACGACGGAACTGGGTGCCGAGCAGGCCGAGACGGTCATGGTGCGCGCCATCGAAAAGCGCGGCCAGGAGGTGGCGGCTGCGGCCTTCGGCAAATTCGGTCCCAATGACGCGCGCGCCATCGGCGAGGCCTTCCTCTCCGTCAGCCCGGATGACGGACGCATGTATCCGACCGATGTCGAGCGCGCGCCGGACCGCATCGCCTTCAAGGTCAAGCGCTGTCCACTCAAGGACGCCTGGGTCGAGGCTGGCGTCGGCGAAGAGCAGCTCACCACGCTCTGCCGCATTGCCGGCGCCTTCGATCGCGGCCTGTTCGAAGCCACCGGCGTGCGTTTCGACAACGTCACCTGGTCGCCCGGCCATGGCAGCGGCTGCTGTCACATCGCGCTCACCGACCGCGACGCGGCCTGA
- a CDS encoding ATP-binding cassette domain-containing protein, producing the protein MSEPLLAVSGLTKRFRRSGTIVTAADDISLSISTGETLSLAGPSGSGKSTIARLILRLMEPDAGRVDFEGGNFLALRGSALRARRARLQMVFQDPLAALNPRATVARVLDDPLRIHGLASRSERPDRIATLLERVGLAPDLCNRHLHEVSGGQRQRVAIARAIATKPSLIVLDEAVSALDVSVRGQILELLLDLQRTERIAYLFVSHDLGVVRAFAHRVILLEDGRIAEQGDARAVIDNPQSTIGKALVAAVPRLPRTQD; encoded by the coding sequence ATGTCTGAGCCGCTGCTTGCCGTCTCCGGGCTCACCAAACGTTTCCGGCGAAGCGGGACAATCGTCACTGCTGCCGACGATATCTCCCTTTCCATTTCGACCGGCGAGACCCTGTCGCTCGCCGGTCCTTCCGGCTCCGGCAAATCCACCATCGCCCGCCTGATCCTGCGGCTGATGGAACCCGATGCCGGCCGGGTGGATTTCGAAGGCGGGAACTTCCTCGCCTTGCGCGGTTCAGCTCTGCGCGCCAGACGCGCACGGCTGCAGATGGTGTTCCAGGATCCGCTTGCCGCGCTCAATCCGCGCGCGACAGTGGCGCGCGTGCTGGATGATCCACTGCGCATCCACGGACTTGCCAGCCGCAGCGAGCGCCCGGATCGTATTGCAACTCTCCTCGAACGCGTCGGCCTGGCGCCAGATCTCTGCAACCGCCACCTTCACGAGGTTTCCGGCGGCCAGCGCCAGCGTGTGGCGATCGCCCGCGCCATCGCCACGAAGCCATCCCTGATCGTGCTCGACGAGGCGGTGTCGGCACTCGACGTTTCAGTGCGAGGCCAGATCCTCGAACTGCTGCTCGACCTGCAGCGCACGGAACGCATCGCCTATCTGTTCGTCTCCCACGACCTCGGCGTGGTGCGGGCTTTTGCGCACCGGGTCATCCTTCTCGAAGACGGTCGCATCGCCGAACAGGGCGATGCCCGCGCCGTCATCGACAATCCGCAATCAACCATCGGCAAGGCGCTGGTTGCCGCTGTGCCCAGACTGCCCCGAACACAGGACTGA
- a CDS encoding ABC transporter ATP-binding protein, with protein MTGPLVSIRDLSVSYRRDTASFSLRNVDLDIAPGERLAIIGESGSGKSTLALAIAGLLPPTATVDGAILWSGQPQLSRGGRDIGFVFQDASASLDPVMAVGRQIAEVARTHLDLSWAQARDRALDLLRRVRLPDPDTALHAYPHQLSGGQRQRVAIATAIAAGPRLLIADEATSALDTIVQADIVALIRQLVAEDAMALLFVSHDIALAAEQADRIAVFDSGEMVELGTADAVIQKPRHAYTRKLLDAHIGLDATPMIIATERGHV; from the coding sequence GTGACCGGCCCACTCGTCTCGATTCGCGACCTGTCCGTCTCATACCGGCGCGATACGGCTTCGTTCTCGCTCCGCAACGTCGATCTCGACATCGCCCCCGGCGAACGGCTGGCGATCATCGGCGAAAGCGGTTCCGGCAAGAGCACGCTGGCGCTCGCTATCGCCGGGCTTCTGCCACCGACGGCCACCGTGGATGGCGCGATCCTGTGGTCGGGACAGCCGCAGCTGTCGCGCGGCGGCCGCGACATCGGCTTCGTCTTCCAGGACGCTTCGGCGAGCCTCGACCCGGTGATGGCTGTCGGACGGCAGATCGCCGAGGTCGCCCGCACACATCTCGATCTCAGTTGGGCACAGGCGCGAGACCGCGCACTTGATCTGCTGCGGCGTGTCAGACTGCCAGACCCCGACACGGCCCTGCATGCCTATCCGCACCAGCTGTCGGGCGGACAAAGGCAGCGGGTAGCGATCGCCACTGCCATCGCCGCCGGGCCGAGATTGCTCATCGCAGACGAAGCAACCAGCGCTCTCGACACCATCGTGCAGGCCGACATCGTTGCGCTGATCCGGCAATTGGTGGCCGAGGATGCGATGGCGCTGCTGTTCGTCAGCCACGACATCGCGCTTGCCGCCGAACAGGCCGACCGCATCGCCGTCTTCGACAGCGGCGAGATGGTCGAACTTGGCACCGCCGACGCAGTGATCCAGAAACCCCGGCATGCCTACACCAGGAAACTGCTGGACGCCCATATCGGCCTCGACGCCACGCCAATGATCATCGCCACGGAACGCGGCCATGTCTGA
- a CDS encoding ABC transporter permease: MRRLTRVPEALVGFGILSALAVMALAASTLFPGDPLAIKGAPSLPPFQDWSLPLGTDRLGRDVLAELFHGARTSLAVGLAAAAAAIAVGAVIGTLAGFAGGIVDEALMRITDAFQTVPSFLLALAFVSVVGPSLTVVVIAIALSAWTGPARVARAEVLSIRERDFVAGARVIGMHPLEIALREVLPNALPPVLALSSVIVASAILIEAALSFLGLGDPNRVTWGGMIAEGRTVLRSAPFLSIVPGIALVLTVLGVYLAGEGVVEGTAVRKGLS; encoded by the coding sequence ATGAGGCGATTGACACGCGTCCCGGAAGCATTGGTCGGGTTCGGCATCCTGTCGGCACTCGCGGTGATGGCACTGGCAGCTTCCACGCTCTTCCCGGGTGATCCTCTCGCCATCAAGGGAGCACCGTCGCTGCCGCCGTTCCAGGATTGGTCGCTGCCGCTCGGCACCGATCGTCTTGGCCGCGACGTGCTGGCCGAACTCTTCCATGGCGCCCGTACATCATTGGCTGTCGGCCTCGCCGCCGCGGCGGCCGCAATCGCCGTCGGCGCGGTGATTGGCACATTGGCGGGCTTTGCCGGTGGCATAGTCGACGAGGCACTGATGCGCATCACCGACGCTTTCCAGACCGTACCGTCCTTCCTGCTGGCCCTAGCTTTCGTCAGTGTCGTCGGCCCGTCGCTGACGGTTGTGGTGATCGCCATCGCCCTTTCGGCATGGACAGGGCCGGCGCGCGTCGCGCGTGCCGAAGTGCTTTCGATCCGCGAGCGCGACTTCGTTGCCGGCGCGCGGGTCATCGGCATGCATCCGCTGGAGATCGCCTTGCGCGAGGTTCTTCCCAACGCCTTGCCTCCGGTGCTCGCGCTCTCCTCCGTCATCGTTGCCTCAGCGATCCTGATCGAGGCCGCGCTTTCCTTCCTCGGGCTCGGCGATCCCAATCGCGTCACCTGGGGCGGCATGATTGCCGAGGGCCGCACCGTTCTGCGTTCGGCACCGTTCCTCTCCATCGTGCCCGGCATCGCGCTGGTGCTGACCGTGCTCGGTGTCTATCTCGCCGGCGAAGGCGTCGTCGAAGGCACCGCCGTCAGGAAGGGCCTGTCGTGA
- a CDS encoding ABC transporter permease, with protein MSRAFLLLRRRLVGSVFVLLIVVVGTFLLLEAAPGDAVDAYLVSTGGDAGLVEAMRQSWGLDQSAATRLANYLWALLHFDLGQSVAFSRPIRDVILERLPVTLVLMGASTALSFGLGSALGIYAGAKPGSFRDRLLSTASLALYAVPGFWLALVLVIIFAVDLRWFPISGFETIASGKTGFARAADIAHHLVLPVTSLGVIYLALYLRMMRAGMAEVWRLDFVRAARARGLSRRRIVLAHVARNALLPLVTMLGLQSAQMLGGSVVIESIFSVPGLGRLAQEAVALRDTPLLLGIILVSAVLVILINLLVDIAYAFLDPRVGASEASA; from the coding sequence ATGTCACGTGCCTTCCTCCTTCTGCGCCGGCGCCTCGTCGGCTCCGTCTTCGTGCTCCTGATCGTCGTTGTCGGCACGTTCCTCCTGCTCGAGGCAGCGCCCGGCGATGCGGTCGACGCCTATCTCGTGTCGACCGGCGGCGATGCCGGTCTCGTCGAGGCGATGCGGCAGAGCTGGGGCCTCGACCAGTCCGCCGCGACACGGCTGGCCAACTATCTGTGGGCGCTGCTGCACTTCGATCTCGGCCAGTCGGTTGCCTTCTCGCGGCCGATCCGCGACGTCATCCTGGAACGGCTGCCAGTGACGCTTGTCCTGATGGGCGCTTCGACAGCCCTGTCTTTCGGCCTCGGCTCGGCACTCGGCATCTATGCCGGCGCGAAACCTGGAAGCTTTCGCGACCGCTTGCTGTCGACGGCATCGCTGGCGCTCTACGCCGTGCCCGGTTTCTGGCTGGCGCTGGTGCTGGTCATCATCTTTGCCGTCGATCTGCGCTGGTTTCCCATCTCCGGTTTCGAGACAATCGCGTCCGGCAAGACCGGCTTCGCGCGGGCTGCCGACATCGCCCATCACCTCGTCCTGCCGGTGACCTCTCTCGGCGTGATTTATCTGGCGCTCTATCTCAGGATGATGCGCGCCGGCATGGCCGAGGTGTGGCGGCTGGATTTCGTACGCGCTGCCCGCGCCAGGGGGCTCAGCCGCCGGCGCATCGTGCTGGCTCATGTGGCGCGCAATGCGCTGCTGCCTCTGGTCACCATGCTCGGCCTGCAATCCGCCCAGATGCTGGGGGGCAGCGTCGTCATCGAAAGCATCTTTTCCGTGCCCGGCCTGGGACGGCTGGCACAGGAGGCCGTGGCGCTGCGCGACACGCCGCTGCTGCTCGGCATCATCCTGGTCAGCGCCGTCCTGGTCATTCTCATCAACCTCCTGGTCGATATCGCTTACGCCTTCCTCGACCCGCGCGTCGGCGCCAGCGAGGCCAGCGCATGA
- a CDS encoding amidase, translated as MPSARDRLEAVLSRLAERAAGEKVFTKLYPDAARAAADATDARRKAGIALGPLDGEIVSIKDLLDVGGEPTLAGSLLRRTAAPAQKDAPVVQRLRQAGAVIIGKTNMTEFAFTALGLNPHYGTPGNGADARRVPGGSSSGAGVSVAEGTSAISIGSDTGGSIRIPAALNGVVGFKPTARRVPLDGAFPLSFALDSLGPLARSVAECAATDAILAGEEPLPLVPARLDGLRVGIPRGALFDDTEETIAHAFEDAIRRLERSGARLFDIAIDDLVDAMNEATQYGSIAGMEGAAIHADWLEAGTNVAVDPHVSVPLARYAKAPVPVYIRTMRSRLGHIAEMDRRLADFDVLALPTVPVAAPLIDAVMADPKFDDRMEGLLLRNTEVFNYFDQCAISLPMPGTVLPSGLMLVGRNGHDRRLLAIAASVEALLKA; from the coding sequence ATGCCCTCAGCGCGTGATCGTCTCGAAGCCGTCCTGTCGCGTCTCGCAGAGCGGGCCGCCGGCGAGAAGGTGTTCACCAAGCTCTATCCAGACGCGGCCCGCGCAGCGGCCGACGCAACCGACGCTCGGCGGAAGGCCGGAATCGCGCTGGGGCCGCTCGACGGCGAGATCGTCTCGATCAAGGATCTGCTCGACGTCGGCGGCGAACCGACGCTGGCCGGTTCGCTGCTTCGCCGCACCGCCGCACCGGCGCAGAAGGACGCACCGGTGGTGCAGCGTCTGCGCCAGGCCGGAGCCGTCATCATCGGCAAGACCAACATGACCGAATTCGCCTTTACTGCGCTCGGCCTCAATCCGCATTACGGCACGCCGGGCAACGGTGCCGATGCCAGGCGCGTGCCGGGAGGATCTTCATCGGGCGCTGGCGTGTCGGTGGCCGAAGGCACCAGCGCCATTTCGATCGGTTCGGATACCGGCGGATCGATCCGCATCCCGGCGGCGCTGAACGGTGTTGTCGGCTTCAAGCCGACGGCGCGCCGTGTGCCTCTGGATGGCGCCTTCCCACTTTCTTTCGCGCTGGATTCGCTCGGCCCGCTGGCACGCAGCGTTGCCGAATGTGCCGCCACCGACGCGATCCTCGCCGGCGAGGAACCTCTGCCGTTGGTGCCCGCGCGGCTCGATGGCCTGCGCGTCGGTATTCCGCGTGGCGCCCTGTTCGACGACACGGAGGAAACGATCGCCCACGCCTTCGAGGATGCGATCCGCAGACTGGAGCGGTCGGGCGCACGCCTTTTCGACATTGCCATCGACGACCTTGTCGACGCGATGAATGAGGCCACGCAATATGGTTCGATCGCAGGCATGGAAGGTGCTGCCATCCACGCCGACTGGCTGGAAGCCGGCACGAACGTCGCGGTCGATCCGCATGTCAGCGTACCGCTGGCCCGTTATGCCAAGGCGCCGGTGCCGGTCTACATCCGCACCATGCGCAGTCGCCTCGGGCACATTGCCGAGATGGATCGCAGATTGGCGGATTTCGACGTGCTGGCATTGCCGACCGTTCCGGTGGCGGCGCCGCTGATCGATGCGGTGATGGCCGACCCGAAATTCGACGACCGCATGGAAGGACTTCTGCTGCGCAACACCGAGGTGTTCAACTATTTCGACCAGTGCGCGATCTCGCTGCCAATGCCGGGTACCGTTTTGCCATCGGGCCTGATGCTGGTCGGCCGCAATGGACATGACCGCCGCCTGCTGGCGATTGCGGCTTCGGTCGAGGCCTTGCTCAAGGCCTAA
- a CDS encoding ABC transporter permease, which yields MSTEAIPAEKPKRNYNALFGLTLLALLVLLWVLLSFSTSSFATANNISNLLRQGSMIAILAVGQTFVIITGGIDLSVGAVVGFATVTTAMLINSGLPVFVAILITLLIGVAIGLFHGFGIVKMGLPPFIITLATLTSLRGIGLLMTNGNSISINNDAFQEFSRGSFVGVPNLFWMVILVGVPAYIFLHHTRWGRYLFSVGSNAEAARLSGVNVQRTIYMAYTLSGLCAAFVGVLLASRIGIGNPTQAEGWELQAIASSVIGGTSLFGAVGSVHGPLLGAFILATINNGANLLNVNAFWQRVITGVLIIVIVYFDGLRRRGSK from the coding sequence ATGAGCACCGAGGCGATCCCCGCCGAAAAGCCGAAGCGCAACTACAACGCGCTGTTCGGGCTGACGCTGCTGGCGCTGCTGGTTCTGTTGTGGGTCCTGCTTTCTTTCTCGACCTCCAGCTTCGCCACCGCCAACAACATCTCCAACTTGCTGCGCCAGGGCTCGATGATCGCCATTCTGGCGGTCGGCCAGACCTTCGTCATCATCACCGGCGGCATAGACCTTTCCGTTGGCGCGGTCGTCGGCTTTGCGACCGTGACAACGGCGATGCTGATCAATTCCGGCCTGCCGGTTTTTGTCGCCATCCTGATCACCTTGCTGATCGGCGTCGCCATCGGTCTCTTCCACGGCTTCGGCATCGTCAAGATGGGGCTGCCGCCCTTCATCATCACGCTGGCCACCTTGACCTCGCTGCGCGGCATCGGCCTTTTGATGACCAACGGCAACTCGATTTCCATCAACAACGACGCCTTCCAGGAGTTCTCGCGCGGCTCCTTCGTCGGCGTGCCCAACCTGTTCTGGATGGTCATCCTTGTCGGCGTACCCGCCTACATCTTCCTGCACCACACGCGCTGGGGCCGCTATCTGTTTTCGGTCGGCTCCAATGCCGAGGCCGCGCGCCTCTCCGGTGTCAACGTCCAGCGCACCATCTACATGGCCTACACGCTGTCTGGCCTGTGCGCGGCCTTTGTCGGTGTCCTGCTCGCCTCACGCATCGGCATCGGCAATCCCACCCAGGCCGAAGGCTGGGAGCTGCAGGCGATCGCCTCCTCGGTCATCGGTGGCACGTCGCTGTTCGGCGCCGTCGGTTCGGTGCACGGCCCCCTTCTCGGCGCCTTCATCCTGGCCACCATCAACAACGGCGCCAACCTGCTCAACGTCAACGCGTTCTGGCAGCGGGTCATCACCGGCGTGCTGATCATCGTCATCGTCTATTTCGACGGACTGCGCCGGCGCGGCAGCAAATAG
- a CDS encoding sugar ABC transporter ATP-binding protein, with translation MTSATQHQHPAPELEPGKVILELRGLEKKYPGTHALKPVNLAFKAGEIHAIVGENGAGKSTLIKLLTGVMPRTSGDVIWEGAPVALATPHEAMELGINAVHQEVVLCRHLTVAANMFLGEENVRYGLLQQRAMVRDAQKIINDLGFNLPAHVMLGDLTIGQQQLIAAARATVRGTKFLIFDEPTAYLTRKEADQLFALIRRLKAEGVTIIYISHRMEEVFELADRVSVLRDGTYVGTRNIKQTDETELVRLMINRTIEQIYHKDAFPIGRAILETRELSGNGFENVSMTVHEGEIVGLYGLIGAGRSEFVTTLYGRHPKSSGMVLWDGKEVHIRSEHDAIKLGMALAPESRRDQGLCLNLPVSLNLNLPIYKRISRSALISGGEETKHAEQQIAGLRIKTAGRQALASSLSGGNQQKIVIGKWLNHGAKLFIFDEPTVGVDVGTKAEIYRLFSTLLSQGAGIILISSYLPEVYELADTLHVFRRGKLVATHGFHTASHEDILTQALAEKQERTGGHP, from the coding sequence ATGACATCGGCGACACAGCACCAGCATCCTGCGCCGGAACTGGAACCCGGCAAGGTGATCCTGGAACTGCGCGGCCTGGAGAAGAAATATCCCGGCACCCACGCCTTGAAGCCGGTGAACCTTGCCTTCAAAGCCGGCGAAATCCACGCGATCGTCGGCGAAAACGGCGCCGGCAAGTCCACGCTCATCAAGCTTCTGACCGGCGTCATGCCACGCACGTCCGGGGACGTGATCTGGGAAGGCGCCCCTGTCGCGCTTGCCACACCGCACGAAGCGATGGAGCTCGGCATCAACGCGGTGCATCAGGAAGTGGTGTTGTGCCGTCACCTCACCGTTGCCGCCAACATGTTCCTCGGCGAGGAAAACGTCCGCTACGGCCTCCTGCAACAGCGTGCCATGGTGCGTGATGCCCAGAAGATCATCAACGACCTCGGCTTCAACCTGCCCGCCCACGTCATGCTGGGCGACCTGACCATCGGCCAGCAGCAGCTGATCGCGGCTGCCCGCGCCACGGTGCGCGGCACAAAGTTCCTTATCTTCGACGAGCCGACTGCCTATCTGACGCGCAAGGAGGCCGACCAGCTTTTCGCCTTGATCCGCCGGCTCAAAGCCGAAGGCGTCACCATCATCTACATCAGCCACCGCATGGAAGAGGTGTTCGAACTGGCCGACCGTGTTTCGGTGCTGCGCGACGGCACCTATGTCGGCACCCGCAACATCAAGCAGACCGACGAGACCGAACTGGTGCGGTTGATGATCAACCGCACGATCGAACAGATCTACCACAAGGACGCGTTCCCGATCGGCAGGGCGATCCTGGAAACCAGAGAGCTTTCCGGCAATGGCTTCGAGAATGTCTCGATGACCGTGCACGAAGGTGAGATCGTCGGTCTCTACGGTCTGATCGGTGCCGGGCGTAGCGAATTCGTCACCACCCTCTATGGCCGTCACCCGAAATCTTCCGGCATGGTGTTGTGGGACGGCAAGGAAGTTCACATCCGTTCCGAGCACGATGCAATCAAGCTCGGCATGGCGCTTGCGCCTGAAAGCCGACGCGACCAGGGCCTCTGCCTCAATCTGCCGGTGAGCCTGAACCTCAACCTGCCGATCTACAAGCGCATCAGCAGGAGTGCTCTGATCTCCGGCGGAGAAGAGACAAAACATGCCGAGCAGCAGATCGCCGGCCTGCGCATCAAGACGGCCGGACGCCAAGCGCTGGCCTCCAGTCTCTCCGGCGGCAACCAGCAGAAGATCGTCATCGGCAAATGGCTGAACCATGGCGCCAAGCTGTTCATCTTCGACGAGCCGACGGTGGGCGTCGACGTCGGCACCAAGGCGGAAATCTACCGGCTTTTCTCCACGCTGCTCTCCCAGGGCGCGGGCATCATCCTGATCTCGTCCTATCTGCCGGAAGTCTATGAACTGGCCGATACGCTGCATGTTTTCCGGCGCGGCAAGCTGGTCGCCACGCATGGCTTCCACACCGCCAGCCACGAAGACATCCTGACCCAGGCGCTGGCCGAGAAGCAGGAAAGAACGGGAGGACACCCATGA